From one bacterium HR11 genomic stretch:
- the pgl gene encoding 6-phosphogluconolactonase, whose translation MPTTRGGPDVRVYPDPDALSRAVAEAMAGLIQTTVAEKGRFSMALSGGRAPFRTFRRLVEAFRDAVPWSEVHIFWADERYVPFDDARNHYRMVRAVFLDHVPIPSSQVHPMPTAAPDPETAARAYEALLRTYFPGPWPVFDLVLLGVGADGHTASLFPGSPALAERERWVVAVREPMADPPVRLTLTLPVLNHAACVYFIVTGSEKAAALRRALADPPDPVGCPASAVRPVRGDLVWWVDRAAWEGADGR comes from the coding sequence ATGCCGACTACTCGAGGCGGACCGGACGTACGGGTGTATCCGGACCCTGATGCATTAAGCCGGGCGGTCGCCGAGGCCATGGCGGGCCTCATCCAGACGACTGTCGCCGAGAAGGGCCGCTTTTCCATGGCCCTCTCGGGCGGTCGGGCGCCCTTCCGGACGTTTCGCCGCCTCGTCGAGGCCTTTCGGGACGCCGTCCCCTGGTCGGAGGTTCACATCTTCTGGGCCGACGAGCGGTACGTCCCCTTCGACGACGCCCGGAACCACTACCGGATGGTCCGGGCGGTCTTCCTCGACCACGTCCCCATCCCATCCAGTCAGGTCCATCCCATGCCGACGGCGGCGCCGGACCCCGAGACGGCGGCCCGGGCGTATGAAGCCCTGCTCCGGACGTATTTCCCGGGCCCCTGGCCCGTCTTCGACTTGGTCCTCCTGGGCGTCGGCGCCGACGGCCACACGGCGTCGCTCTTTCCGGGCTCCCCGGCCTTAGCCGAACGAGAGCGCTGGGTCGTCGCCGTGCGAGAGCCGATGGCCGACCCGCCGGTCCGACTGACCCTGACCCTGCCGGTCTTGAATCACGCGGCCTGCGTCTATTTCATCGTGACCGGTTCCGAGAAGGCGGCCGCCCTTCGGCGGGCCCTGGCCGACCCGCCGGACCCCGTGGGCTGTCCGGCCAGCGCCGTGCGGCCCGTCCGGGGTGACCTCGTGTGGTGGGTCGACCGGGCGGCCTGGGAGGGCGCCGACGGCCGGTGA